The following proteins come from a genomic window of Euwallacea fornicatus isolate EFF26 chromosome 9, ASM4011564v1, whole genome shotgun sequence:
- the Cpr67B gene encoding uncharacterized protein Cpr67B yields the protein MRIYFVLLASLFTLQQLKAEETRLLDLEPSDAQNLIDQQDQSLKYAPKIKSDVPAVRFLGPEPHNVLEDIYLAKQYHGQDGVGGYLYGYQVPDIAKNEQKKPSGDLKGAYNYVNGAGQEIKVEYWDDGTGFHQNDNVAEILPQDSPEVKAVKDEFLKRWAEEAERNTHPVETPYNSEGQYASGPLSVQGQKERAQFFATLPPQPKYIQPQSQPQQQYQTFITQKSNSANHEQYQAAASIPREATVQLPNPPPVGRSSNPESQDDGSYTADEEGKYIPGKDEESTGPPKGFFYAFDYPVGIITKDQGRALPVGQDASLKNVYEQNKQRFERQLSDGHASGSSQYLIH from the exons ATGAGGATTTACTTCGTTTTG ttGGCGTCATTATTCACGCTACAACAGTTGAAAGCAGAAGAGACAAGACTCTTAGACTTGGAACCTAGTGATGCCCAGAATCTCATCGACCAGCAAGATCAGAGCTTGAAATATGCGCCTAAAATTAAGTCAGATGTTCCAGCAGTACGGTTCTTAG gtcCCGAACCCCATAATGTACTGGAAGATATTTACCTAGCTAAGCAGTATCATGGTCAAGATGGAGTGGGAGGCTACTTGTATGGTTATCAGGTTCCAGATATTGCGAAAAACGAGCAAAAGAAACCCTCTGGTGATTTGAAAGGGGCTTATAATTACGTAAACGGAGCTGGCCAAGAAATCAAA GTTGAATACTGGGATGATGGCACTGGTTTCCACCAAAACGACAACGTAGCTGAAATTTTGCCTCAAGATTCCCCCGAAGTAAAAGCAGTTAAAGATGAATTCTTGAAACGATGGGCCGAAGAAGCTGAAAGGAATACCCACCCTGTAGA GACACCCTATAATAGTGAAGGACAATATGCTAGTGGACCACTCTCAGTCCAAGGCCAAAAAGAGAGAGCACAGTTCTTTGCTACTTTACCCCCACAGCCAAAATATATTCAGCCGCAATCGCAGCCCCAACAACAATAccaaa CATTTATAACCCAGAAGAGCAACAGCGCAAACCATGAACAATACCAAGCAG CTGCCTCTATACCGCGTGAAGCGACCGTTCAGTTACCGAATCCTCCACCTGTGGGCCGTTCTTCAAATCctgaatctcaagatgatggCTCTTACACAGCAGATGAAGAAGGCAAATACATTCCAGGCAAAGATGAAGAATCTACAGGACCTCCTAAGGGATTCTTCTATGCCTTTGACTATCCAGTTGGTATTATCACTAAGGACCAAGGTCGAGCTCTTCCTGTAGGCCAAGATGCAAGTTTGAAGAATGTTTAcgaacaaaacaaacaaagaTTTGAAAGGCAGTTGAGTGATGGGCATGCCAGCGGAAGCAGTCAATATCTGATCCACTAA
- the LOC136340988 gene encoding uncharacterized protein — translation MTRKYRAIINFMLVLTVVYGVPFHAQNASNFSEANDKLIHHRQNVTGGVKIEVKQPFIPLLPLMLNIDHNYWVKISKRNKETNNFQLFNNGGNQLSLGNVPNVPSNLLRNGTTNTTGSFVIDKIKQVWPALLTNSPKIFLPVQTVSKFPPVVEHFVQKIQASQSNYIYEDLSRPPTYDKPVYTLSPQDEVLLNIPSSTTIKPVVAITNKTVETQDFNRFDYEDMVNSTEKLFFKNEKNHSSYISSPKTNNCTWNDSKVSEGDNTLRPLSHSIIKTNKILNSIDKKDDHVNNSDLGLPNVVYVRSNDGSQENDNFTSDASNRGNYESKELEGVVNQRIM, via the coding sequence ATGACGCGTAAATATCGTGCCATTATCAATTTCATGTTGGTATTAACGGTAGTTTACGGTGTTCCTTTCCACGCGCAAAATGCATCGAACTTTTCTGAGGCGAATGATAAACTGATACACCATAGACAAAATGTTACCGGAGGTGTGAAGATTGAGGTGAAGCAACCCTTTATACCCTTACTACCTTTAATGTTGAATATTGATCACAATTATTGGGTTAAGATCTCTAAGAGGAATAAAGAAACTAATAACTTTCAACTCTTCAATAATGGGGGAAATCAGCTTTCCCTTGGAAACGTTCCAAATGTACCTTCGAATTTGTTACGAAACGGCACAACTAATACAACAGGAAGTTTTGTGATTGATAAGATTAAACAAGTTTGGCCTGCATTGTTGACCAATTCGCCAAAGATATTTTTGCCAGTTCAAACTGTGAGCAAATTTCCGCCTGTCGTTGAGCACTTTGTGCAGAAAATCCAGGCCTCACAATCAAATTATATCTATGAAGACTTGAGTAGACCTCCTACTTATGATAAACCTGTATACACACTATCCCCACAAGATGAGGTATTACTGAATATCCCAAGTTCCACTACAATTAAACCGGTCGTAGCTATAACCAATAAAACTGTAGAAACACAAGATTTTAACAGGTTTGATTATGAAGATATGGTTAACAGCacggaaaaattatttttcaaaaatgagaaaaatcacTCCTCGTACATCTCGTCGCCCAAAACTAATAACTGTACGTGGAATGATTCTAAAGTATCTGAAGGCGATAATACATTGAGGCCTCTTAGCCATTCCATCAttaaaacgaataaaattctaaattcgATAGACAAGAAAGATGATCATGTAAACAATTCGGATCTAGGACTACCCAACGTAGTGTATGTTAGAAGCAATGATGGATCCCAAGAGAATGACAATTTTACTAGTGATGCTTCGAATCGTGGAAATTATGAGTCAAAGGAGCTAGAAGGAGTAGTCAACCAAAGGATAATGTAA
- the LOC136340989 gene encoding uncharacterized protein — MSSTQIFRSLLWLSGYLCAFGPVIKGAPVPVREEKSLVLMPVLVPATGYNDIPLPPVYSADLYYQQYLAAQDHPNPQTRGPFDFVGQFLQQVPWLPIQINVPDVFQNIGNGISQATSNVQQWSQNLGHGVSQLTENVGSGLNQLTQNVGSGFNQWMQQVGQRVPFLGNIVNTRKPLGSTNNGQQQIVVMVPVEYPGGQQLVMEDAIDAFP, encoded by the exons ATGTCAAGTACCCAAATTTTTCGAAGCCTCTTATGGTTAAGTGGGTATTTATGCGCGTTCGGTCCAGTTATTAAGGGGGCGCCTGTCCCGGTTAGAGAGGAGAAGAGTCTGGTTTTGATGCCTGTACTAGTTCCGGCCACTGG TTACAATGACATCCCACTCCCTCCGGTTTATTCGGCAGACCTCTACTACCAACAATATCTAGCAGCCCAAGACCATCCGAACCCCCAAACTCGAGGACCATTCGACTTTGTTGGTCAGTTTCTTCAACAGGTTCCATGGCTTCCTATCCAAATCAACGTACCGGACGTGTTCCAGAATATTGGCAATGGCATCTCTCAAGCTACCAGCAACGTACAACAATGGTCTCAAAACCTCGGACACGGAGTATCTCAGCTAACTGAAAACGTTGGAAGTGGCTTAAATCAACTGACACAGAATGTCGGCAGTGGATTCAATCAATGGATGCAACAAGTTGGACAGAGGGTACCGTTCTTGGGAAATATTGTTAACACTAGGAAACCTCTTGGGAGTACTAACAATGGGCAACAACAGATAGTTGTAATGGTTCCTGTGGAATATCCCGGGGGTCAACAGTTAGTTATGGAAGACGCTATAGATGCATTTCCATAA
- the mRpL1 gene encoding large ribosomal subunit protein uL1 yields the protein MSLGRCLLQSTRWLQTIQLSTVTNVNRSILVSTALPIQFRNYAARKGTRERKKKKAKVKVEIQKVGFIPHNLRNRDKMLAERASKKVDDSWKQNPIDDVYPLKYYKWIVYPFAEAVKAHRETHHPEMYNKPDAELYVTIELNMQGEKKTRFVENFKRIAAVPHQFNHGDERSVIAFAKNIESQEKASKEGAQLSGGVDLIKQIQNGQVLLTDFQYIVAHPDIMPELVVLRGLMKKNFPNPKAGTLNTDIGKVVQRLLHGISYQAIKDEFEKDFGKIDAVLGTLNMDERYLEENFASLINDVYNQKPKRQGGFIMRCLLWSPPSQEKLKIGHEQYLEDKNELKEKELEDVEGERVAL from the exons ATGAGCCTTGGAAGGTGTCTGCTTCAAAGCACTC GTTGGTTACAAACCATACAACTCAGTACTGTAACAAATGTAAATCGAAGTATCCTAGTGTCTACAGCACTGCCAATTCAATTCCGAAATTATGCAGCTCGAAAGGGAACAAGGGAACGTAAGAAGAAGAAAGCAAAAGTAAAGGTTGAAATCCAGAAAGTTGGATTTATACCTCATAATTTAAGAAATCG aGATAAAATGCTAGCTGAAAGAGCCTCAAAAAAAGTAGACGATTCTTGGAAACAAAATCCAATTGATGATGTCTATCCTTTAAAGTATTATAAATGGATAGTGTATCCATTTGCTGAGGCAGTTAAAGCTCATAGAGAAACTCACCATCCTGAGATGTATAACAAACCTGATGCTGAGCTTTATGTTACCATAGAACTTAATATGCAgggagaaaaaaaa ACACGatttgtggaaaattttaagcGAATTGCGGCAGTACCTCATCAATTTAATCATGGAGATGAGAGGAGTGTTATTGCTTTTGCTAAGAATATAGAGTCACAAGAAAAAGCCAGTAAAGAAGGAGCGCAGCTCTCTGGAGGTGTGGATCTTATTAAACAGATTCAAAATGGACAG GTTTTACTCACAGACTTTCAGTATATTGTGGCTCATCCTGACATCATGCCTGAGTTAGTTGTTTTgag aggtttgatgaaaaaaaactttccaaatcCCAAAGCTGGAACTTTGAATACTGATATTGGGAAAGTAGTTCAAAGGTTGTTGCATGGAATTAGCTATCAGGCTATTAAAGATGAATTTGAGAAAGATTTTGGGAAAATAGATGCCGTGTTGGGAACT TTGAATATGGATGAGAGATACTTAGAAGAAAACTTTGCATCACTGATTAATGATGTTTAcaatcaaaaaccaaaaaggcAAGGGGGTTTTATAATGAG ATGTTTATTGTGGAGCCCTCCCtcacaagaaaaactgaaaataggCCATGAGCAATATCTTGAAGACAAGAATGAATTGAAAGAAAAGGAGTTGGAGGACGTTGAAGGAGAAAGAGTTGCTTTGTAA